ACTACTCGTAGCGCAGCGCTTCGATCGGGTCCAGCCGCGCGGCCTTGATCGCCGGCAGCATCCCGCTCACGATCCCCACCAACCCCAGGATGATGGTCGAGACCACCAGCGACATCGGCGAGATCAGCAGCCGGATGTCGCCCGCCTCCGCGTTCTTCGCGATCGCGCTGTACAGCGTCAGCGTCCCCACGCCGAACGAAACCAGGTACGCCAGCAGGATGCCCAGCACGCCGCCCAGCGCCGTGATGGTGAGCGCCTCCGCCAGGAACTGCACCAGGATGGACCGCCGCCGCGCGCCCAGCGCTTTCAGCGTCCCGATCTCCCGCGTCCGCTGCTGCACCGACACCAGCATGATGTTCATCAGCCCCACCCCGCCGATCCCCAGCGTCAGCGTCCCGATGAACGCCAGCAGGATCTTCAACCCCGCCGTGATGATGTGGAACTGCGTCAGGTCCTTCAGGATGTTGGCCACGAAGATGGCGCGCTTGTCCGTCGGATTGAAGCTGTGCGCCTGCCCCAGCACGGTCCGGATCTGCGTCTCCACCTTCTCGTACTCCATGCCTTCGTAGTCGATCCAGATCCCGTCCACGTACTCCGTGTTCCGCAGGTCGCTCATCGTCGTGTACGGGATGTACACCTGCGTGTTGATGTCGTCGTTGTTCCCTTCCTGCATCTTCGGCTTCATCACGCCGACCACCTCGAAGCTCAGCCCGTCGATGCGCACGGACTCGCCCAGCGGATACACGCCGCTGAACAGCTTGGTCTTCGCGTCCGACCCCAGCACCACCACGCGCGCCCGCTGGTTCACCTCTTCCTGGTTGAAGAAGCGCCCGGAATCCACCGTGAAGTTCCGGATCTGCTGGAACGGCGGCCCCACCGCCGCCACCGACCATTCATAGTTGCGCGAATCGCGCGCGATCTTCCCCTGCTTCCAGTACGCCGGCGAGATCCGCTTGATCAGCGCCACGTTCGTCCGCAGCCGGTCGATGTCTTCCATCTTGAAGCGGATCTGCTGCCCCGCCTTCGCCCCGCCTGCCTGCAGCGACGTCCGCCCCGGGAACACCCCGATCAGCTTCGTCCCAAAGTTCGAGAAGATGGCCTCGATCGCGCGCTCGAATCCCGACCCGTAGGCCAGCAGCAGCACCACCGTCGCGATGCCCCACGCCATTCCCAGCATGGTCAGCGCGGTGCGCCGCCGGTTGAACTTCATCGCGTCGATGGATTCGGTGAGCAGATCGCGCAGCATGGCTTCCTCCTACTCCTGTCGCAGTGCCTCGACCGGCGTCAGCAGCGCGGCCTTCCGCGCCGGATACAGCCCGGCGACCACGCCGGCGACCGACAGCGAGATCAGCGCCAGCGCCGCCGAGGACGGCACCAGTGTCGGCGGATCGAATCCCGGAGGCGCCGGCAGCGTCCCCAGCGCGGCCATGATCGCCCACGCCAGGAAGATCCCGATCCCTCCGCTCAAGGTCGTCAGGAACGCGCCCTCGATGAAGAACTGCGTCAGGATGCTGCGGTTCGTCGCCCCCAGCGCCTTGCGCAGCCCGATCTCCTTCGTCCGCTCCGTCACCGCCACCAGCATGATGTTGATCACGCCGATCGCCCCCAGCACCAGCGTGATCAGCCCCACGCTCCCCAGGAACTTGTTCATCGCGTCGAAGATCTTCCCGATCGTCTCCACGCTGTCGGCCGTGTCCCAGTCGAACCAGTAGTCGTCTTCGTCGGGGTCGATGCCCCCGCCGTGGTTCTGCCCCACCAGCACGCGCACTTCGCGCCGCGCCGCCGCGTGATCGTTCACGTCCTTCGGCTGGAAGTTGAGGTAGGTGATCGAGTCCGGCTTCTCCGCGTCCTTCAGCGGAAAGTGCTCCCGCATGATGTTGAACGGGATGAACGCGCGCATGTCGGTCGCGCTCGACTCGCCTCGCATCTTCTTCACTGTCCCGATCACGGTGAAGCGATACCCGTTCAGCAGGATGGTCTGCCCCAGCGCCGGCGCGCCCTTGAACAGGTTCTTGTACAGCTCATTGCCCAGCACCACCACGTAGTGGTGGTCGTCGTCGTCGGCTTCGTTGATCCAGCGCCCGCTGTCGATCGGCATGTAGCGGATGCGGTCATAGTTCGCCGTCACTCCGAACACCTGGCCGTTGGTGCTCTCGCTCTCGTAGATCACCTTGATGTCGCCCCGGTTCAGCACCGGCGAGATCTCGCCCACCGTCTTGGCATGGTTCTTGATCGTCAGGTAGTCCTGGTAGGTCGGTTGGTAGGTCCGGCTCGCGGTGTGGCTGCCCTCCGCCGCCGGGATGCGCCCGCCGAAGAAGAACATGATGTTCTCCCCGATCTGCGCCAGTTGCTTCTTGTTGCCCGTGCGGAAGCCCTCGCCCAGCCCCACCAGCAGCAGCAGCGAGAACACTCCCCACGCGATCCCGAACATGGTGAGGAACGAGCGCAGCTTGTGCGCCCACAGGGTGCGAAGCGTCTGCCCGAAGATGTCCAATAGCGCGCGCATGCCTGCCTACAGATACGGACGGTACCTGCCCCCGGTTCCTTCTTAGACCGGAGAAAGAGAGGAAGGTAACGGTCTTTTTTCCGGCACGCCCGGCGGGCACGCCGGGGCTTACAGCAGGCGCGGCCCGGTTGCGCGTTCCGCCCTTCGATTCAGCCACTTACGGGTATCAATTCGCGGGGCTGGCTTGCCCGACGTACTCGTTGCTCTGCTGGTAGTGGCAGGCGCGGCAGAACTGCAGGAGCGAGTTGCTGGCGGGATTGTCCGGCTCGTACCAGCCGCGGAG
This genomic stretch from Terriglobales bacterium harbors:
- a CDS encoding ABC transporter permease codes for the protein MLRDLLTESIDAMKFNRRRTALTMLGMAWGIATVVLLLAYGSGFERAIEAIFSNFGTKLIGVFPGRTSLQAGGAKAGQQIRFKMEDIDRLRTNVALIKRISPAYWKQGKIARDSRNYEWSVAAVGPPFQQIRNFTVDSGRFFNQEEVNQRARVVVLGSDAKTKLFSGVYPLGESVRIDGLSFEVVGVMKPKMQEGNNDDINTQVYIPYTTMSDLRNTEYVDGIWIDYEGMEYEKVETQIRTVLGQAHSFNPTDKRAIFVANILKDLTQFHIITAGLKILLAFIGTLTLGIGGVGLMNIMLVSVQQRTREIGTLKALGARRRSILVQFLAEALTITALGGVLGILLAYLVSFGVGTLTLYSAIAKNAEAGDIRLLISPMSLVVSTIILGLVGIVSGMLPAIKAARLDPIEALRYE
- a CDS encoding ABC transporter permease; the encoded protein is MRALLDIFGQTLRTLWAHKLRSFLTMFGIAWGVFSLLLLVGLGEGFRTGNKKQLAQIGENIMFFFGGRIPAAEGSHTASRTYQPTYQDYLTIKNHAKTVGEISPVLNRGDIKVIYESESTNGQVFGVTANYDRIRYMPIDSGRWINEADDDDHHYVVVLGNELYKNLFKGAPALGQTILLNGYRFTVIGTVKKMRGESSATDMRAFIPFNIMREHFPLKDAEKPDSITYLNFQPKDVNDHAAARREVRVLVGQNHGGGIDPDEDDYWFDWDTADSVETIGKIFDAMNKFLGSVGLITLVLGAIGVINIMLVAVTERTKEIGLRKALGATNRSILTQFFIEGAFLTTLSGGIGIFLAWAIMAALGTLPAPPGFDPPTLVPSSAALALISLSVAGVVAGLYPARKAALLTPVEALRQE